In the genome of Streptomyces sp. NBC_00433, the window TCCGGGTCGGCCGCGCCCCAGCAGACCACCGTGTCCCGCAGCAGCTGCGCGAGCCGCTGCTGCTCGGGGCACTGGATGAAGCCCTCCTCCTGGAGGATCGAGGCCATGTGCGTGCGCATCAGGGTGGTGTGCCCCATGCTCACGCCGAGCATCGCGTCGATGGCCCTGGCCAGCAGCTCCTGGCCGTCGTCGGTCCGCGGCTCGCGCTCCAGCGCCGCGGCCAGCTCACCGGCCATCAGGCGGTGCACGGCGGACTGCAGCAGCGCCCGCTTGCCGGAGAAGTAGTACGACACCAGGCCGCGGGCGGAACCGGCGCGCCGCGAGATGTCGGCCAGCGTGGTGGCCTCGTAACCGCGCTCCTCGATCAGTTCGACGGTGGCCTGCAGCAGCCGTTCCCGGGAACGCCTGCGCATCGCTTCATTGACCGAAGCGCTCCGAGGGGACATGCTTTACTCCTGCGTTGACTGGCTCCGGGCCAATATACTCAGCGCACCCCGCCGGGCCAGTGTCCGTGCGGGTTACGGGGACGGGCGCCGGTCCCGGCGACGCGGGGGATCGCCGGGACCGGCGCCCGCCGCATCGCGGCGGTGCCGGTCAGCCCAGCAGGTCGAGGACACCGCGCAGCCCGTCGGGTCTGCGGTCCGCGGGCAGGTGGTCGACGAAGTGCACCGGGCAGCCCAGCGCCGCGGCGCCGCCGTCGGCCCTCCGGTCGTCACCCACCATCAGGGTCTCCCGCGGCGGCAGCCCCAGTTCGGCGCAGGCCGCGCTGAAGATCGCCGGATCGGGTTTCTGCCGGCCGACCTCGTAGCTCAGCACGAAGGCGTCGACCAGGTCCGCGAGGCCGTGCGCGGCGAAGACCGGCCGCAGGTCCCAGCCGATGTTGCTGACCACCGCCACCGGCACACCCCGCGCCCGCAGCGCGGCCAGCACCT includes:
- a CDS encoding TetR/AcrR family transcriptional regulator; the encoded protein is MSPRSASVNEAMRRRSRERLLQATVELIEERGYEATTLADISRRAGSARGLVSYYFSGKRALLQSAVHRLMAGELAAALEREPRTDDGQELLARAIDAMLGVSMGHTTLMRTHMASILQEEGFIQCPEQQRLAQLLRDTVVCWGAADPEEEYRLLRALLMGASVAMLLPGAPMPIHPLRAELFQRYGLPWESGSPPPGAEDFDPVAGLAPTAGASRPVGRPGGSAGRWSG